In one window of Photobacterium leiognathi DNA:
- the ansA gene encoding asparaginase, whose protein sequence is MERKHIYIAYTGGTIGMQKSDHGYIPVAGFMQKQLESMPEFHRPEMPEFTIHEYAPLIDSSDMTPADWQRIADDIKDNYDKYDGFVILHGTDTMAYTASALSFMFENLDKPVIVTGSQIPLVELRSDGQSNLLNALHIAANYPINEVTVFFNNQLIRGNRSTKAHADGFGAFISPNLPPLLEAGINITVNNVTELNKKPEGEFKVHNITPQPIGVITMYPGISPEVIRNTLRQPVNAMILLTFGVGNAPQNKELLEQLKEASDRGVIVMNLTQCLSGKVNMGGYATGCALADAGVLSGYDMTPEAALAKLHFLLSQDLSLETMRTLMQQDLRGELTH, encoded by the coding sequence ATGGAAAGAAAACATATTTATATCGCCTATACAGGCGGCACCATTGGTATGCAAAAATCTGATCATGGATATATTCCAGTTGCTGGCTTTATGCAAAAGCAGTTAGAGAGCATGCCTGAATTCCATCGCCCAGAAATGCCTGAGTTCACTATTCACGAATACGCACCCTTAATCGATTCATCGGATATGACACCAGCGGATTGGCAACGCATTGCTGACGATATTAAAGATAACTACGACAAGTATGATGGCTTCGTGATCTTACATGGTACTGATACCATGGCATACACGGCATCAGCACTATCTTTCATGTTCGAGAATTTAGATAAACCCGTGATTGTGACTGGATCGCAAATCCCATTGGTTGAACTTCGCTCTGATGGTCAAAGTAACCTGCTGAATGCACTACATATTGCAGCTAACTACCCAATCAATGAAGTGACTGTATTCTTCAACAACCAATTGATCCGTGGTAACCGTAGTACCAAAGCGCATGCTGATGGTTTCGGTGCGTTTATTTCACCTAACCTTCCGCCATTACTTGAAGCGGGGATTAACATTACGGTTAATAACGTCACTGAATTAAACAAAAAGCCAGAAGGTGAATTTAAAGTACACAACATTACGCCTCAACCTATTGGCGTGATCACCATGTACCCAGGGATCTCACCGGAAGTGATCCGTAACACATTACGTCAACCTGTAAATGCAATGATCTTGCTGACCTTTGGCGTGGGTAATGCCCCACAAAATAAAGAGCTATTAGAGCAATTAAAAGAAGCATCAGATCGTGGCGTGATTGTAATGAACCTGACTCAATGTTTATCAGGTAAAGTAAATATGGGCGGTTACGCAACAGGCTGTGCATTGGCAGATGCTGGCGTACTCAGTGGCTACGATATGACACCTGAAGCGGCATTGGCTAAATTGCATTTCCTACTTAGCCAAGATTTATCGCTAGAGACAATGAGAACGCTAATGCAGCAAGATCTACGTGGTGAATTAACCCACTAA
- a CDS encoding glutathione S-transferase family protein, whose translation MILHGASISPFVRKIMLALNYKGIRYELQPLNPFLEKELAHKRHPMGKVPVLEHNDITVIDSTVIAHYLDDVFPVPPLYPGNAKQRSQIRWFEAYASTRVTSLIGGVLFYQKILREKMQSKPCDDEAVEQCIHHHLPSVLSYLEEQLPKDNYVSDHFSMAEISLWSIFRCGWMAGLRLQPHYPVLHSYLQRIEQEPWIANFVAEEDHQLQSFYCEAMILPNQHNKS comes from the coding sequence ATGATTTTACATGGTGCATCCATTTCACCCTTTGTTCGAAAAATCATGCTAGCGCTGAATTACAAAGGGATACGCTATGAACTTCAGCCCCTCAACCCTTTCTTAGAAAAAGAGCTTGCTCATAAACGTCATCCGATGGGGAAAGTGCCAGTACTAGAACATAATGATATAACTGTTATCGATTCAACCGTAATTGCCCATTATCTTGATGATGTTTTCCCTGTCCCACCTTTATACCCAGGTAATGCTAAACAACGCTCACAAATCCGTTGGTTTGAAGCCTATGCAAGCACACGGGTGACCTCATTAATTGGTGGTGTTTTGTTTTATCAAAAGATATTACGAGAAAAGATGCAGAGCAAACCCTGTGATGACGAAGCCGTTGAACAATGTATCCATCACCATTTACCTAGCGTATTAAGTTATTTAGAAGAGCAACTACCGAAAGACAATTACGTGAGTGATCATTTTTCAATGGCAGAAATTAGCTTATGGAGTATTTTCCGTTGCGGTTGGATGGCAGGCTTGAGACTACAACCTCATTACCCTGTTCTACACAGTTATTTACAACGAATAGAGCAAGAGCCTTGGATTGCAAATTTTGTCGCCGAGGAAGATCATCAACTTCAAAGCTTTTATTGTGAAGCAATGATCTTACCCAATCAGCATAATAAATCGTAG
- a CDS encoding YeaC family protein encodes MDVSKLLAAMTPEVYERMSFAVETGKWPDGTPLTSEQRDSAMQAVMLYQSKYNTEAQHMTVAAGGEIKFKTKAEFKREFATSPESTSNTSSDIARFEHDEL; translated from the coding sequence ATGGACGTCTCTAAATTATTAGCGGCAATGACACCTGAAGTGTATGAGCGAATGTCATTTGCGGTAGAAACAGGAAAGTGGCCTGATGGTACGCCATTAACCTCTGAGCAACGTGATTCTGCGATGCAGGCTGTGATGCTGTACCAATCTAAATACAATACAGAAGCTCAACATATGACAGTTGCTGCTGGTGGTGAGATAAAGTTTAAAACGAAAGCAGAATTCAAACGTGAATTTGCAACGTCACCAGAAAGTACATCGAATACGTCATCAGATATTGCACGGTTTGAACACGACGAGCTGTAA
- a CDS encoding DUF2989 domain-containing protein, with the protein MSGCFERHRTTDSLCETYPALCKELNVNDGQCRIQRTTLIWQRYDVLKNPTDQEKFKELKDTQKYIYCLEYAARIEPTELKERKTIRMNALYDSYNNITRLNNELASSSDPEIIYYRWSQGDELAQNQFLELEGKPELETPDLQLALASYYISKDKDKTYQLLHHALSLYKKNEVVNQEIIKSLATLSQQQEKLKEAYIWVLIANDMNMPVTKSKKVANLFLLTEDEQNRLNKKATHILENLRNGSYKQNMVN; encoded by the coding sequence TTGTCTGGGTGCTTTGAAAGACACCGAACGACTGACAGCCTTTGTGAAACTTACCCTGCTCTTTGCAAAGAATTAAACGTTAATGATGGTCAATGCCGGATCCAACGTACTACCCTCATTTGGCAACGCTACGATGTACTTAAAAACCCAACCGATCAAGAAAAGTTCAAAGAATTAAAAGACACCCAGAAGTATATTTACTGTTTAGAGTATGCCGCACGTATCGAACCTACTGAGCTGAAAGAGCGTAAAACGATTCGCATGAACGCACTTTATGATAGCTATAACAACATTACTCGATTAAACAACGAACTTGCTTCCTCCAGTGATCCTGAGATTATCTATTATCGTTGGAGTCAAGGTGACGAACTGGCTCAAAATCAGTTTCTTGAATTAGAAGGAAAACCAGAGCTAGAAACACCTGATCTACAGCTTGCATTGGCTAGCTACTACATCAGCAAAGATAAAGATAAAACTTATCAACTCCTGCACCATGCACTCTCTTTGTATAAGAAAAACGAAGTCGTGAATCAGGAAATTATTAAGTCACTCGCAACCTTATCTCAACAGCAAGAAAAACTAAAAGAAGCCTATATTTGGGTATTAATTGCTAATGACATGAATATGCCTGTTACAAAATCCAAGAAGGTCGCTAACTTATTTTTATTAACAGAAGATGAACAGAATAGATTAAATAAAAAAGCAACTCATATTTTAGAAAATTTAAGAAATGGCAGTTATAAGCAAAACATGGTCAATTAA
- the msrB gene encoding peptide-methionine (R)-S-oxide reductase MsrB: MKNKPDTYWQKKLSAEAYQVCRQQATEPPFSGTLLHNHKTGIYSCVCCESPLFSSANKYDSGCGWPSFDAPIDDNCITYLEDNSHGMQRIEIRCKHCDSHLGHVFTDGPKTTGERYCVNSVSLIFADK, translated from the coding sequence ATGAAAAATAAACCTGATACTTATTGGCAAAAGAAATTATCAGCAGAGGCTTATCAAGTTTGTCGACAACAGGCTACCGAACCTCCCTTTAGTGGTACGCTTCTTCATAATCATAAAACGGGTATTTATTCATGCGTTTGTTGTGAGTCTCCACTGTTTTCATCTGCGAATAAATATGACTCAGGGTGCGGCTGGCCTAGCTTTGATGCGCCTATTGATGATAACTGTATTACTTATTTAGAAGATAATAGCCATGGTATGCAGCGAATAGAAATTCGCTGTAAGCATTGTGATAGTCACCTTGGGCATGTTTTTACGGATGGGCCTAAAACGACAGGTGAACGTTACTGCGTTAATTCTGTTTCTCTGATTTTTGCAGATAAATAA
- the gap gene encoding type I glyceraldehyde-3-phosphate dehydrogenase, whose product MTIKVGINGFGRIGRFVFRAAQERNDIEVVGINDLIDVEYMAYMLKYDSTHGRFNGTVEVEGGNLIVNGKTVRVTAERNPEDLKWDAINVDVVAEATGLFLTDETARKHITAGAKKVVLTGPSKDVTPMFVMGVNQDTYAGQDIVSNASCTTNCLAPIAKVLNDKFGIESGLMTTVHATTATQKTVDGPSAKDWRGGRGASQNIIPSSTGAAKAVGVVLPELNGKLTGMAFRVPTANVSVVDLTVNLKNGASYEAICAAMKEASEGELKGVLGYTEDQVVSQDFIGETQTSVFDAKAGIALTDNFVKVVSWYDNEIGYSNKVLDLIAHISK is encoded by the coding sequence ATGACAATTAAAGTAGGTATTAACGGTTTCGGCCGTATCGGTCGTTTTGTTTTCCGTGCAGCGCAAGAGCGCAATGACATTGAAGTTGTTGGTATCAACGACCTTATCGATGTTGAGTACATGGCATACATGCTTAAGTACGATTCAACTCACGGCCGTTTCAACGGTACTGTTGAAGTTGAAGGCGGTAACCTAATCGTTAACGGTAAAACTGTTCGCGTAACTGCTGAGCGTAACCCAGAAGATCTTAAGTGGGATGCAATCAACGTTGACGTTGTAGCTGAAGCAACTGGTCTTTTCCTAACTGACGAGACTGCTCGTAAGCACATCACTGCTGGTGCTAAGAAAGTTGTTCTTACTGGTCCTTCAAAAGACGTAACTCCAATGTTCGTAATGGGTGTTAACCAAGACACTTACGCTGGTCAAGACATCGTTTCTAACGCTTCTTGTACTACTAACTGTCTAGCGCCTATCGCTAAAGTTCTTAACGACAAGTTCGGTATCGAATCTGGTCTTATGACTACAGTTCACGCAACTACAGCTACTCAGAAGACTGTTGACGGTCCTTCTGCTAAAGACTGGCGTGGCGGTCGTGGTGCTTCTCAGAACATCATCCCATCATCAACTGGTGCAGCTAAAGCTGTAGGTGTTGTTCTTCCTGAGCTAAACGGCAAACTAACTGGTATGGCTTTCCGCGTACCAACTGCTAACGTTTCTGTAGTTGACCTAACTGTTAACCTTAAGAACGGTGCATCTTACGAAGCTATCTGTGCAGCAATGAAAGAAGCTTCTGAAGGCGAACTAAAAGGCGTTCTAGGTTACACTGAAGATCAAGTTGTTTCTCAAGACTTCATCGGCGAAACTCAAACTTCAGTATTCGATGCTAAAGCTGGTATCGCTCTAACTGATAACTTCGTTAAAGTTGTATCTTGGTACGACAACGAAATCGGTTACTCAAACAAAGTTCTAGACCTAATCGCTCACATCTCTAAGTAA
- a CDS encoding D-hexose-6-phosphate mutarotase — translation MNLRQLSTVNALSDHVTVCEYQGISIIRVIHPLAEVGISLHGGHLIWFKPAGEKDIIWISENAEFDTQKAIRGGIPVCWPWFGKAGTPSHGFARTSQWTLQEHRENENGVIVSLQLEDNEETRAIWPHKFSNVLTFEIGTELKVSLTSTNTDSQPWSYGGALHTYFDIADINNIEITGMGATYLDSTQQGKACEGGDVLTFTSETDRVYTQPEATITINDKNNKRNILVTNEGHNAAVIWNPWQELSISMGDMADNSFETMVCVESTIHQPGIELAPGQSHTLATTVVSK, via the coding sequence ATGAATTTACGTCAACTTTCTACTGTTAATGCATTATCAGATCACGTCACTGTGTGTGAGTATCAAGGAATTAGCATTATTCGTGTCATTCACCCGCTTGCAGAAGTCGGTATTTCACTGCATGGCGGCCACTTAATTTGGTTCAAACCTGCTGGTGAAAAAGACATTATTTGGATAAGTGAAAATGCTGAATTCGATACGCAGAAAGCTATTCGTGGTGGTATTCCCGTCTGTTGGCCTTGGTTTGGTAAAGCAGGTACGCCATCTCATGGCTTTGCACGTACTTCTCAATGGACATTGCAAGAGCATCGTGAAAATGAAAATGGTGTGATCGTCAGTCTGCAGCTTGAAGATAACGAAGAAACACGTGCAATTTGGCCGCATAAGTTCAGCAACGTGCTAACTTTCGAAATTGGTACAGAGCTAAAAGTCAGCCTCACTTCGACTAACACAGACAGCCAGCCTTGGTCTTACGGCGGTGCTCTACATACTTATTTTGATATTGCAGATATTAACAATATTGAAATTACAGGAATGGGAGCAACCTACCTTGATAGCACCCAGCAAGGTAAAGCATGTGAAGGCGGTGATGTACTAACATTCACCAGCGAAACGGATCGTGTATATACACAACCTGAAGCAACCATTACGATCAACGATAAAAACAATAAGCGTAATATCTTAGTGACTAACGAAGGTCATAACGCCGCAGTAATTTGGAATCCATGGCAAGAGCTGTCAATCAGCATGGGTGATATGGCTGATAATAGCTTTGAAACCATGGTGTGTGTGGAATCTACCATCCACCAACCAGGTATTGAACTTGCACCTGGTCAATCACATACCCTAGCAACAACAGTCGTTAGCAAGTAA
- a CDS encoding VOC family protein codes for MTISRVDTVSIPVSDQNQALKFYRDALGFELIRDHCTNNQKRWLQLAPRGAETTISLVMPFGGMKAGTVQGLVVQTDDIQSTYNELTQRGVLLSSIVNLVGGKFATFNDPDGNGWVLIEATAKMYA; via the coding sequence ATGACAATTTCGCGTGTCGATACGGTTTCTATTCCGGTTTCAGATCAAAACCAAGCGTTAAAGTTTTATCGCGATGCTCTTGGTTTTGAATTAATCCGTGATCATTGTACGAACAATCAAAAACGTTGGCTTCAACTTGCGCCTAGAGGTGCGGAAACAACGATAAGTTTAGTCATGCCTTTTGGCGGAATGAAAGCGGGAACGGTACAAGGGTTAGTTGTACAAACCGATGATATCCAATCAACTTATAATGAGCTAACACAGAGAGGAGTGCTGTTGTCGAGTATTGTTAACTTAGTTGGCGGAAAGTTTGCGACATTTAACGATCCTGATGGTAATGGTTGGGTGTTAATTGAAGCAACAGCTAAAATGTATGCATAA